A genome region from Littorina saxatilis isolate snail1 linkage group LG16, US_GU_Lsax_2.0, whole genome shotgun sequence includes the following:
- the LOC138949862 gene encoding mucin-7-like has translation MTAAPVATTAAPVATTAAPVATTAAPVTTTAAPVATAAAPVATTAAPVTTTAAPVATAAAPVATTAAPVATTAAPVATTAAPVATTAAPVATTAAPVATTAAPVATTAAVAIDVL, from the coding sequence ATGACTGCAGCTCCTGTTGCTACTACTGCAGCTCCTGTTGCTACCACTGCAGCTCCTGTTGCTACTACTGCAGCTCCTGTTACTACTACTGCAGCTCCTGTTGCTACTGCTGCAGCTCCTGTTGCTACTACTGCAGCTCCTGTTACTACTACTGCAGCTCCTGTTGCTACTGCTGCAGCTCCTGTTGCTACTACTGCAGCTCCTGTTGCTACTACTGCAGCTCCTGTTGCTACTACTGCAGCTCCTGTTGCTACTACTGCAGCTCCTGTTGCTACTACTGCAGCTCCTGTTGCTACTACTGCAGCTCCTGTTGctactactgctgctgttgct